The following are encoded together in the Xanthobacter autotrophicus Py2 genome:
- a CDS encoding Glutathione S-transferase domain (PFAM: Glutathione S-transferase domain~KEGG: bxe:Bxe_B2940 glutathione S-transferase), translated as MATLTISSKNYSSWSLRGWLLCKMAGLSFEEERVPLDDPDMKAELLLLSPSFLVPRLVHEDVTVWDTLAIAAFLNEVFPQAGLLPADRAVRAHCLSISGEMHSGFANMRSALPMNIKAHYPGFKVWAGAQADIERIVAIWRGCLTAHGGPFLMGAAPTLADAMYAPVCSRFTTYDVKLDAECDAYRARIMALPLMQEWISGAQNEPEELEELGAEF; from the coding sequence ATGGCGACACTCACCATCTCCAGCAAGAATTACTCCTCCTGGTCCCTGCGCGGGTGGCTTCTGTGCAAGATGGCCGGCCTGTCCTTCGAGGAGGAGCGCGTACCCCTCGACGACCCGGACATGAAGGCGGAGCTGCTGCTGCTGTCCCCGTCCTTCCTCGTGCCGCGCCTGGTGCACGAAGACGTGACCGTGTGGGACACCCTCGCTATCGCCGCCTTCCTCAACGAGGTCTTCCCCCAGGCCGGGCTCCTGCCGGCCGATCGCGCGGTGAGGGCGCATTGCCTCTCCATCTCCGGCGAGATGCATTCGGGCTTCGCCAACATGCGCTCGGCCCTGCCCATGAACATCAAGGCCCATTATCCGGGCTTCAAGGTGTGGGCGGGGGCGCAGGCGGATATCGAGCGCATCGTCGCCATCTGGCGCGGCTGCCTCACCGCCCACGGCGGCCCCTTCCTCATGGGTGCGGCGCCGACGCTGGCGGACGCCATGTACGCCCCGGTCTGCTCGCGCTTCACCACCTATGACGTGAAGCTGGATGCCGAGTGCGACGCCTACCGCGCCCGCATCATGGCCCTGCCCCTGATGCAGGAATGGATCAGCGGCGCGCAGAACGAGCCCGAGGAACTGGAAGAACTCGGCGCCGAGTTCTGA
- a CDS encoding polyhydroxyalkanoate depolymerase, intracellular (TIGRFAM: polyhydroxyalkanoate depolymerase, intracellular~PFAM: PHB de-polymerase domain protein~KEGG: mpt:Mpe_A1565 hypothetical protein), protein MMYQAYQTQSDLMGPIRFLAGLARQTLTGPLINGYGHAGLRHLAAAYELVERTGLSHGRPDFGLRTVEVGNREVQVTEEKAAVLPFGTLLRFKKDVDIAQPRVLVVAPLSGHFATLLVNTVKTMLPDHDVYITDWHNARDVPLSAGRFAFDDYVEHVIKFLEIMGPGSHLVAVCQPCVQALVAAAVMAQDKNPAAPASMTLMAGPIDCRVNPTKVNELATSKPISWFEKNLIATVPKGFPGSGRKVYPGFVQLTAFVSMNVSRHVKAHLDLYNALAEGDHEKAEATKSFYDEYFAVLDLDAEFYLETVRYVFQEYRLPKGELTYRGQPIDFKAIRKTALLTVEGERDDICSIGQTMAAQDICSGLRPHKKRHHMQAGVGHYGVFSGRKWAGQVYPIVRNHILSSD, encoded by the coding sequence ATGATGTATCAGGCGTATCAAACCCAGTCCGACTTGATGGGGCCCATCCGCTTCCTGGCGGGGCTCGCGCGCCAGACCCTCACGGGGCCTCTGATCAATGGTTACGGCCATGCAGGCCTGCGCCATCTCGCCGCTGCCTACGAACTTGTGGAGCGCACCGGGCTTAGCCACGGGCGCCCCGACTTCGGCCTCCGCACGGTGGAGGTGGGCAACCGCGAGGTCCAGGTCACCGAGGAGAAGGCGGCGGTGCTGCCCTTCGGCACCCTGCTGCGCTTCAAGAAGGACGTGGACATTGCCCAGCCCCGCGTGCTGGTGGTGGCGCCCCTCTCCGGCCATTTCGCCACGCTGCTCGTCAACACCGTGAAGACGATGCTGCCGGACCACGATGTGTACATCACAGACTGGCACAATGCCCGTGACGTGCCGTTGTCGGCCGGCCGGTTCGCCTTCGACGACTATGTCGAGCACGTCATCAAGTTCCTGGAGATCATGGGGCCGGGCTCTCACCTCGTGGCCGTGTGCCAGCCGTGCGTCCAGGCGCTGGTGGCGGCGGCGGTGATGGCGCAGGACAAGAATCCGGCCGCGCCGGCCTCCATGACGCTCATGGCTGGCCCCATCGACTGCCGGGTCAACCCCACCAAGGTGAACGAGCTCGCCACCTCCAAGCCCATTTCCTGGTTCGAGAAGAACCTGATCGCCACGGTGCCGAAGGGGTTTCCCGGCTCGGGCCGCAAGGTCTATCCGGGCTTCGTGCAGCTCACTGCGTTCGTCAGCATGAACGTGAGCCGGCACGTCAAGGCCCATCTCGATCTCTATAACGCCCTCGCCGAGGGTGATCACGAGAAGGCCGAGGCCACCAAGTCCTTCTACGACGAATATTTCGCGGTGCTGGACCTCGACGCCGAGTTCTACCTGGAAACGGTGCGGTACGTGTTCCAGGAATACCGGCTGCCCAAGGGCGAGCTGACCTATCGCGGCCAGCCCATCGACTTCAAGGCCATCCGCAAGACGGCCCTTTTGACGGTGGAAGGCGAGCGGGACGACATCTGCTCCATCGGCCAGACCATGGCGGCGCAGGACATCTGCTCGGGCCTGCGGCCCCACAAGAAGCGCCATCACATGCAGGCCGGCGTCGGCCATTACGGCGTCTTCTCCGGCCGCAAATGGGCCGGGCAGGTCTACCCGATCGTGCGCAACCACATCCTGTCCAGCGACTGA
- a CDS encoding major facilitator superfamily MFS_1 (PFAM: protein of unknown function DUF894 DitE; major facilitator superfamily MFS_1~KEGG: rle:RL3389 putative transmembrane protein): MSQASAPTPSPSERLRDHPAFLLFWISRVASALAFQMLGVAVGWLVYALTGSAVALGLVGLAQFLPLLFLSLIAGHAADVFDRRRIVFIGQSVAAVTLALLALGLGEGVVGLAAIYGAVVMLGACRAFEHPTMAALLPRLVPGEVLPRALAVSSSAMQMATIAGPAVGGFAYALGPTVPLAGAALCYAAAALAMMAVRHVHAPVQRGGMTLATLLEGLAFIRGHKVVLGSISLDLFAVLLGGVTALLPIFASDILHVGAQGLGALRAAPAVGAVLMSVVLARVPLSHKVGHKMFAAVAVFGLATVVFSLSSSFLLSLGALFVLGAADNVSVVIRSSLVQLSTPDAMRGRVSAVNSLFIGTSNQLGEFESGMAAALLGAVGAGVAGGVGTILVALLWMRLFPGLLKVDHMPARPARTHPAQAKSA, from the coding sequence GTGTCCCAAGCTTCTGCCCCGACCCCATCCCCTTCCGAACGGCTGCGGGATCACCCGGCCTTTCTGCTGTTCTGGATCAGCCGCGTCGCTTCCGCCCTCGCCTTCCAGATGCTGGGAGTGGCAGTGGGCTGGCTGGTCTATGCCCTCACCGGCAGCGCAGTGGCGCTGGGACTGGTGGGCCTTGCCCAGTTCCTGCCCCTGCTGTTCCTGAGCCTGATCGCCGGCCATGCCGCCGACGTGTTCGACCGGCGCCGCATCGTCTTCATCGGCCAGTCCGTCGCCGCCGTGACTCTCGCCCTGCTGGCCCTGGGGCTTGGCGAGGGGGTGGTCGGCCTTGCCGCCATTTACGGCGCGGTGGTGATGCTCGGCGCCTGCCGCGCCTTCGAGCATCCCACCATGGCGGCGCTATTGCCCCGCCTCGTGCCCGGCGAGGTGTTGCCCCGGGCGCTGGCCGTGTCCTCCTCCGCCATGCAGATGGCCACCATCGCCGGCCCGGCCGTGGGCGGCTTCGCCTATGCGCTCGGTCCCACCGTGCCGCTGGCGGGCGCCGCCCTGTGCTATGCCGCCGCCGCCCTCGCCATGATGGCGGTGCGCCATGTGCACGCCCCGGTGCAGCGCGGCGGAATGACCCTCGCGACACTGCTCGAGGGCCTTGCCTTCATCCGCGGGCACAAGGTGGTGCTCGGCTCCATCTCCCTCGACCTGTTCGCGGTGCTGCTGGGCGGTGTCACGGCGCTGTTGCCCATCTTTGCCAGCGATATCCTGCACGTGGGCGCGCAAGGCCTCGGCGCCCTGCGCGCGGCCCCGGCGGTGGGCGCCGTGCTCATGTCGGTGGTGCTCGCCCGCGTGCCGCTGTCGCACAAGGTGGGGCACAAGATGTTCGCCGCCGTGGCGGTGTTCGGCCTCGCCACCGTGGTGTTCTCCCTTTCCAGCAGCTTCCTTCTGTCGTTGGGTGCCCTGTTCGTGCTGGGGGCTGCGGACAATGTGAGCGTGGTCATCCGCTCCTCGCTGGTGCAGCTCTCCACCCCCGATGCCATGCGCGGACGGGTGAGCGCGGTGAACTCGCTGTTCATCGGCACCTCCAACCAGCTCGGCGAGTTCGAATCGGGCATGGCCGCCGCGCTGCTCGGCGCGGTGGGTGCGGGGGTGGCGGGTGGCGTCGGCACCATCCTCGTGGCCTTGCTGTGGATGCGCCTCTTCCCCGGCCTGCTGAAGGTGGACCATATGCCCGCCCGCCCGGCGCGGACCCATCCCGCGCAGGCCAAATCCGCCTGA